In the genome of Eggerthella sp. YY7918, one region contains:
- a CDS encoding molecular chaperone TorD family protein, with translation MINTTDTSTALTFVVSRIAPLFSYMSEPEYELVRRGDTEQSIHTAVATLTRDATERARWERSLILPPWPQRSLLQNELLVSGMPFAALPVESLYKPWSTSLGNDYGAQRGLYLGDSARHLQALYASLDLTVPVRFAAMPDHLSLLLELLSLFVGSGNERAARDVVADHLDWLDAYDATLAARSEALACAPTLATHRREALGEGITHLRALVSLANRSVHEVCQ, from the coding sequence GTGATAAATACAACAGATACCTCAACCGCTTTAACTTTCGTCGTATCGCGCATCGCACCACTCTTTTCTTATATGAGCGAACCTGAGTATGAGCTCGTGCGGCGTGGCGACACGGAGCAAAGCATCCATACAGCTGTCGCCACGTTAACGCGGGACGCGACCGAGCGTGCTCGTTGGGAGCGCAGCCTCATCCTGCCGCCCTGGCCTCAACGTTCGCTTCTGCAAAACGAGCTGTTGGTATCCGGCATGCCATTTGCGGCTTTACCGGTGGAGTCGCTCTATAAGCCATGGTCGACCTCGCTCGGCAATGACTACGGAGCGCAGCGCGGACTATACCTGGGAGATTCCGCGCGACATCTTCAGGCGCTCTATGCCTCGCTCGATCTGACTGTTCCTGTGCGTTTTGCAGCTATGCCCGACCATCTGTCTTTATTGTTGGAGCTGTTAAGTCTCTTTGTAGGCAGCGGAAATGAGCGTGCGGCGCGCGATGTCGTTGCCGATCATCTCGACTGGCTCGATGCCTATGATGCGACACTTGCCGCTCGTTCTGAGGCACTTGCATGCGCGCCAACGCTTGCCACGCATCGCCGGGAAGCGCTCGGGGAAGGCATTACCCATCTGAGAGCGCTCGTTTCCCTGGCGAATCGCAGCGTGCATGAGGTTTGTCAGTGA
- a CDS encoding 4Fe-4S dicluster domain-containing protein yields the protein MTRYGMLINTKKCVGCSACRLACQMRNHLEPSESFITYHEIETGEYPNVYAEVVPTQCMHCEDAPCAAVCPTHATYITDSGVVLVDPEKCIGCKYCMAACPYQARIVQESTGVVEKCRFCWDGENPGNPPACVQTCISGARIFGDLDDPESEINQAIAQYHAHPLADNLTTSKIFYVR from the coding sequence ATGACACGCTACGGAATGCTCATCAATACGAAGAAATGCGTTGGCTGCTCGGCTTGCCGTCTTGCCTGCCAGATGAGAAATCATCTGGAACCAAGTGAGTCGTTCATCACCTATCACGAGATTGAAACAGGGGAGTACCCCAACGTATATGCCGAGGTGGTTCCCACCCAGTGCATGCACTGCGAAGATGCACCCTGTGCTGCTGTTTGTCCCACCCATGCCACGTATATCACGGACTCTGGTGTGGTGCTGGTAGATCCGGAGAAATGCATCGGCTGCAAGTACTGCATGGCGGCGTGCCCCTATCAGGCGCGCATCGTGCAGGAGTCGACCGGCGTGGTGGAGAAATGCCGCTTTTGCTGGGACGGCGAAAATCCGGGCAATCCTCCGGCATGCGTGCAAACCTGCATTTCGGGTGCGCGTATCTTCGGGGACTTGGACGATCCCGAAAGCGAGATCAATCAGGCTATAGCGCAGTATCACGCACATCCGCTCGCTGACAATCTGACCACATCCAAAATCTTTTACGTGAGGTGA
- a CDS encoding 4Fe-4S dicluster domain-containing protein, which yields MDENRSPHWGMVIDLAKCVGCDSCTVACKAENRTPPGVSYNVVLEQEEGAFPNVRIQALPRPCMQCENPACVSVCPVSATYRGEDGIVVIDADRCIGCKYCIAACPYGARSADEGASYIAEVQAADQVTAPEYGVDRGARAKYAGTYGTVRKCTFCAHRIAAGEAPACCETCIGDARYFGDLNDPESKVAQLAASPRAFRLREELGTAPSVYYLK from the coding sequence ATGGATGAAAACCGGAGTCCCCATTGGGGTATGGTCATCGATCTGGCGAAATGCGTCGGGTGCGACTCGTGCACCGTGGCGTGCAAGGCCGAGAATCGCACGCCGCCGGGAGTGAGCTACAACGTGGTGCTCGAACAGGAGGAGGGCGCGTTTCCCAACGTGCGCATCCAGGCGCTGCCGCGGCCGTGCATGCAGTGCGAGAACCCCGCGTGCGTGAGCGTGTGCCCGGTGAGCGCCACGTATCGCGGCGAGGACGGCATCGTGGTGATCGATGCCGATCGCTGCATCGGGTGCAAGTACTGCATCGCGGCGTGCCCGTACGGCGCGCGGTCGGCCGACGAGGGCGCGTCGTACATCGCCGAGGTGCAGGCGGCCGACCAGGTGACCGCCCCCGAGTACGGCGTGGACCGCGGTGCGCGCGCGAAGTACGCAGGCACGTACGGCACGGTGCGCAAGTGCACGTTCTGCGCGCACCGCATCGCCGCGGGCGAGGCTCCCGCGTGCTGCGAGACATGCATCGGCGATGCGCGGTACTTCGGCGATTTGAACGATCCGGAATCGAAGGTGGCGCAGCTGGCCGCTTCGCCGCGGGCCTTCCGCCTGCGCGAGGAGCTGGGCACCGCCCCGTCCGTCTACTACTTGAAGTGA
- a CDS encoding molybdopterin dinucleotide binding domain-containing protein: MEDVYLDIMQRLGLPGVGEAAVPVGKDGAGGKAALANEYDYWLKMAANIAYAGQKPVPDADAEELALFERTRTRALGDAFDIEAWKAAVTEEEWPKVVYVLNRGGRFASADPAKDDGYEGELIKTRYGGLCAFYDPKTASLKNALTGENFDGLARVAPVALADGTPVEQPADRPFAFINWKARTNGSHRTIAAPWLREVTTENFVWMNPADADARGLANGDAVTIVGPEGEAAGHVRVTEGIRPGVVGANYSFGHQGYGARPVTIDGEVVDPAPDYLEEEGILDGDEPGRQKTGFAGGRGRGFRMNELLPDDPTITGAGGLCDPLGGGAAQFDLWVDVRKA; this comes from the coding sequence GTGGAGGACGTGTATCTGGATATCATGCAGCGGCTCGGCCTGCCCGGCGTGGGTGAGGCTGCGGTGCCGGTGGGGAAGGACGGCGCGGGCGGCAAGGCGGCGCTTGCCAACGAGTACGACTACTGGTTAAAGATGGCGGCGAACATCGCCTACGCAGGTCAGAAGCCTGTGCCGGATGCCGATGCCGAGGAGCTTGCGCTGTTCGAGCGCACCCGCACGCGTGCGCTGGGCGATGCGTTCGATATTGAGGCGTGGAAGGCGGCGGTCACCGAGGAAGAGTGGCCGAAGGTGGTGTACGTGCTCAATCGCGGCGGCCGCTTCGCCTCGGCCGACCCTGCGAAGGACGACGGCTACGAAGGCGAGCTCATCAAGACGCGCTACGGCGGGCTGTGCGCGTTCTACGATCCCAAGACGGCGTCGCTCAAAAACGCACTCACCGGTGAGAACTTCGACGGTCTCGCGCGGGTGGCTCCCGTGGCGCTGGCCGACGGCACACCGGTGGAGCAGCCGGCCGATCGCCCGTTCGCGTTCATCAACTGGAAGGCTCGCACGAACGGCTCGCACCGCACTATCGCCGCGCCGTGGCTGCGCGAGGTGACCACCGAGAACTTCGTGTGGATGAACCCCGCCGATGCCGACGCGCGCGGCCTTGCAAACGGCGATGCGGTGACCATCGTGGGCCCCGAGGGTGAAGCCGCTGGTCACGTGCGTGTGACCGAGGGCATCCGACCCGGCGTGGTGGGCGCGAACTACTCGTTTGGCCACCAGGGCTACGGCGCGCGCCCCGTCACTATCGATGGGGAAGTCGTAGACCCCGCGCCCGACTACCTGGAAGAAGAAGGCATTCTCGACGGCGACGAACCCGGCCGCCAAAAGACTGGCTTCGCTGGCGGCCGCGGCCGCGGTTTCCGTATGAACGAACTCCTCCCCGACGACCCCACCATCACCGGCGCCGGCGGCCTCTGCGACCCCCTAGGAGGCGGCGCCGCCCAATTCGACCTCTGGGTTGACGTGCGAAAGGCGTAA
- the nrfD gene encoding NrfD/PsrC family molybdoenzyme membrane anchor subunit — MVWGPLIAWYLFLAGASAGAFLTAAFVEAKYPDSVKMRVAGRIIAPVFVGIGLLLLMVDAEAGFMNPWRFFFLVMNPGSVMTLGVYFICIYMPVTLVVALLEILKKRVPKWLTWIGIVFAFAVAAYTGFLLGVVKAVPLWNNAILPILFVVSALSAGLAATSLVGLVTDRARFERMWLIKKSHVILSAIEMVVLFTMLIIVNAGSFEGAASVYSLVAGQFAPAFWGGIVILGLVAPFCIEGYPVFIAKRVETSTTSLVVSAIGEAGVLVGGFLLRLLIVLAALPVLFL; from the coding sequence ATGGTATGGGGACCTTTGATCGCTTGGTATCTCTTTTTGGCCGGCGCGTCGGCGGGTGCTTTTTTGACAGCTGCCTTCGTTGAGGCTAAGTATCCCGACAGCGTGAAGATGCGCGTGGCGGGTCGCATTATCGCTCCGGTGTTTGTGGGTATCGGCTTGTTATTGCTCATGGTCGATGCGGAAGCGGGGTTCATGAATCCCTGGCGTTTCTTCTTCCTTGTGATGAATCCAGGCTCAGTCATGACCCTGGGTGTGTATTTCATCTGCATCTACATGCCGGTCACACTCGTGGTGGCGTTGCTTGAAATCCTGAAAAAGCGCGTACCGAAGTGGTTGACGTGGATCGGTATTGTATTCGCGTTTGCCGTAGCGGCCTATACCGGCTTTTTACTGGGTGTCGTTAAGGCCGTGCCGTTGTGGAACAACGCCATCCTGCCCATCCTATTTGTGGTGTCAGCGCTCTCGGCGGGGCTTGCGGCTACTTCACTTGTGGGCCTCGTCACCGACCGTGCACGATTCGAGCGAATGTGGCTTATCAAGAAGTCGCACGTTATCCTCTCTGCCATTGAAATGGTCGTGCTGTTCACCATGCTCATTATTGTAAACGCGGGCAGCTTTGAAGGCGCGGCATCGGTGTATTCCCTTGTGGCCGGACAGTTTGCGCCAGCGTTTTGGGGCGGTATCGTCATATTGGGTTTGGTGGCGCCGTTTTGCATTGAAGGCTATCCCGTGTTTATCGCTAAACGTGTGGAGACTTCAACCACCTCGCTTGTGGTAAGCGCGATCGGCGAGGCGGGCGTGCTGGTGGGCGGCTTTCTACTGCGTTTGCTTATTGTGCTTGCGGCGCTGCCAGTACTGTTTTTGTAA
- a CDS encoding molybdopterin-dependent oxidoreductase has protein sequence MDPQRNENGRPDAVFGTPSRRAVIGATAAVAAGAVVGGGGLSALMASNDPLTDTPHGRGDATGAYAADDVILSMCNNCNSYCTIKVRVADAADGPQANEGATSLVRKIAGNPYSPLNSQPYAPAPYDMRPEDALSPGDGMARAGRAASGGMICLKGQAGIQLAHDRFRITQPLRRVGDRGSDQWETVDWDTALDEIVNGSPALGTPGIAEWYAWAPKKQVEADVALVESGQMTQADFDAKWANTLIDTKHPDLGPKSNLFCSLGGDRMFLIGDRLTQNGFGSVNNFNHGGVCGMTGVMANVRTHPTTNHKRMYADLDHCECLIIWGTEPMTANKGPSWLAPRLSVARERGMKLYVVDPRQGRSASKADVWLPVIPGKDAELAYAMMSWIIANERYDAAYLSVPGKKAAAVIGEPTWSDATHLVAVDLPNAPIVTAKVLGRAGEAGANGEALKDDARFVLVDGELAEADAAEGPADLLVDAEIDVHGAPTRVKSVFQLLVERVGERSLEDYAADAGIDPAVVEEVAREFTSHGKRACVMSYRGPAMHANGFDAVRAAGYLNFLIGNHDWKGGHLAAGAKFAPFEGRYDLKTVPDAHTGWGIPITRQKTQYEKTSYFKQDGYPAPRPWYPLPGNLSHEVVPTLRAGYVYDHLGALFIHRHSLVDSTPGGDRLADVLGDPGKINLLVSFDVEIGDTSRYADFVLPDKVYLERFSQESIYPNQQY, from the coding sequence ATGGATCCGCAGCGTAACGAGAACGGCCGACCCGACGCGGTGTTCGGCACCCCGTCCCGCCGCGCGGTGATCGGCGCCACGGCGGCCGTGGCGGCCGGAGCCGTAGTGGGCGGCGGCGGGCTTTCGGCCCTCATGGCCTCGAACGACCCTCTGACCGATACGCCGCACGGACGCGGCGATGCCACCGGCGCGTATGCGGCCGACGACGTCATCCTGTCCATGTGCAACAACTGCAACTCGTACTGCACCATCAAGGTGCGCGTGGCCGATGCAGCCGACGGGCCGCAGGCCAACGAGGGCGCGACCTCGCTCGTGCGCAAGATCGCGGGCAACCCGTACTCCCCGCTCAATTCGCAGCCGTATGCGCCGGCGCCCTACGACATGCGCCCCGAGGATGCGCTCTCACCGGGCGACGGCATGGCCCGTGCGGGCCGCGCCGCATCAGGCGGCATGATCTGCCTCAAGGGCCAGGCGGGCATCCAGCTCGCGCACGACAGGTTCCGCATCACGCAGCCCTTGCGCCGCGTGGGCGACCGGGGAAGCGACCAGTGGGAGACGGTGGACTGGGACACCGCGCTCGACGAGATCGTGAACGGCTCGCCCGCGCTGGGCACGCCCGGCATCGCCGAGTGGTACGCCTGGGCACCGAAGAAGCAGGTGGAGGCCGATGTGGCGCTGGTCGAGTCCGGCCAGATGACCCAGGCCGACTTCGACGCGAAGTGGGCCAACACGCTCATCGACACGAAGCACCCCGACCTGGGCCCCAAGTCCAACCTGTTCTGCTCGCTCGGCGGCGACCGCATGTTCCTCATCGGCGACCGCCTGACGCAAAACGGCTTCGGCTCGGTGAACAACTTCAACCACGGCGGCGTGTGCGGCATGACCGGCGTTATGGCCAACGTGCGCACGCATCCCACCACGAACCACAAGCGCATGTACGCCGACCTGGACCATTGCGAATGCCTCATCATTTGGGGCACCGAGCCCATGACCGCGAACAAGGGGCCGTCGTGGCTGGCCCCGCGCCTGTCGGTGGCGCGCGAACGCGGCATGAAACTGTACGTGGTGGACCCGCGCCAGGGGCGCAGCGCGTCGAAGGCCGACGTGTGGTTGCCGGTGATTCCCGGCAAGGATGCCGAGCTGGCCTACGCCATGATGTCGTGGATCATCGCCAACGAGCGCTACGATGCGGCCTACCTCAGCGTGCCGGGGAAGAAGGCGGCGGCCGTCATCGGCGAGCCCACCTGGTCGGACGCGACGCACCTTGTGGCGGTGGATCTGCCGAACGCGCCCATCGTCACGGCGAAGGTGCTCGGCCGTGCGGGCGAGGCGGGCGCGAACGGCGAAGCGCTCAAGGATGACGCCCGGTTCGTGCTGGTGGACGGCGAGCTTGCAGAAGCCGACGCTGCGGAGGGCCCGGCCGACTTGCTGGTTGACGCCGAGATCGACGTGCATGGTGCGCCAACGCGTGTGAAGAGCGTGTTCCAGCTGCTGGTAGAGCGCGTGGGCGAGCGCTCGCTTGAGGACTACGCCGCCGACGCGGGCATCGACCCTGCCGTGGTGGAGGAGGTGGCGCGCGAGTTCACGAGCCACGGCAAGCGCGCGTGCGTCATGAGCTACCGCGGCCCCGCCATGCATGCGAACGGCTTCGACGCCGTGCGCGCGGCGGGCTACCTCAACTTCCTCATCGGAAACCACGACTGGAAGGGCGGGCACCTGGCCGCGGGCGCGAAGTTTGCCCCGTTCGAAGGCCGCTACGACCTCAAAACGGTGCCGGATGCGCACACGGGTTGGGGCATTCCCATCACGCGCCAGAAGACGCAGTACGAGAAGACCAGCTACTTCAAGCAGGACGGCTACCCCGCGCCGCGCCCGTGGTATCCGCTGCCGGGCAACCTGTCGCACGAGGTGGTGCCCACGCTGCGGGCGGGCTATGTGTACGACCACCTGGGCGCGCTGTTCATCCACCGCCACTCGCTCGTGGACTCCACGCCGGGCGGCGACCGGCTGGCCGACGTGCTGGGCGACCCGGGCAAGATCAACCTGCTCGTGTCGTTCGACGTGGAGATCGGCGATACGTCGCGCTATGCCGATTTCGTGCTGCCCGACAAGGTCTACCTGGAGCGGTTCAGCCAGGAGTCCATTTATCCGAACCAGCAGTACTAG
- a CDS encoding molybdopterin-dependent oxidoreductase, translating to MRETTVSRRTFLKGSAATATLAAVGSLSLDTWQTQHAAAAETANVVEGYSLCNGCSSKCGLVAKTVDGQLWTVNGNENHPYAKGHICGRGHGLTQMAYSDERVTEPLRRKEDGSFEPIDWDTAFSEIGQKVKEIIAHSGPESLAIIQDPRPSGKQYSKRFMHALGSANVYAHSSSCNLSKESAYTLTIGASNFSTDFANAKMVMFIGRSYGDGIRPSSVHSLADAAENGTRIVLVDPRLNNSGIFASDWVPIKPGTDLALLLGMANVLIEEDLYDHEFCEQYTEGFDEFAAEVKEYTPAWAEKITDVPAARIEELARAMAKAAPAASIEAGWRSVIGCSYANSLETARAITAVNALLGAWGAKGGALITSSPKAGKLTDTRFADPEKPQQPRVGAKEFPLALESAGTNIAALKAALDGSIKGLFFYNSNAAKGYAQPKKWTEAFEKAELSVCIDVQMSETALQSDYVLPEVTYLERLELPEFIGGKKHYVGMRTVVLDRIHPETKTCDEIFNGLAEACGVGEYFQFTAEEWAEAQLATVGVTLDQMKQEGVVELPDPGFTYGVPKFKTASGKFEFKTEKMTEAGLKPLIGYVPRKVEPKAGEFAIVGGKQGIHSHTMTQNIEALNALSREYHMERLWMAAQDAKELGIETGDTVEVASSEHTGQVEVRVTQRLKPGVVYLPTHYGGNSPDQTRAYGYGICLNDFIPFDAEPGVGSMMSQEVAVTVKKVEA from the coding sequence ATGAGGGAAACAACGGTATCGCGTAGAACGTTTCTCAAAGGGAGTGCCGCTACAGCGACGCTTGCCGCCGTCGGTTCGCTCTCGCTTGACACGTGGCAGACGCAGCATGCTGCAGCTGCCGAGACGGCGAATGTGGTGGAAGGATATTCGCTGTGTAACGGCTGCTCAAGCAAGTGCGGTCTTGTGGCCAAAACGGTCGATGGGCAACTGTGGACCGTTAACGGCAACGAGAACCATCCCTACGCGAAAGGGCACATCTGTGGCCGCGGTCACGGGCTTACGCAGATGGCGTATTCAGACGAACGCGTAACCGAACCTTTGCGCCGCAAAGAAGACGGTAGCTTCGAACCCATCGATTGGGATACGGCCTTTTCCGAGATAGGACAAAAGGTCAAAGAGATCATCGCACACAGCGGACCCGAGTCGCTCGCCATCATCCAGGACCCGCGACCATCGGGCAAGCAGTACTCTAAGCGTTTTATGCATGCGCTTGGATCAGCCAACGTATACGCGCATTCCTCGTCATGCAATCTGTCGAAGGAGAGCGCTTATACGTTGACTATCGGCGCTTCGAATTTCTCGACCGATTTCGCCAACGCGAAGATGGTTATGTTTATCGGCCGCAGCTACGGCGACGGCATCCGCCCCTCGTCCGTTCATAGCTTGGCTGATGCTGCTGAAAACGGCACGCGTATTGTGCTTGTCGACCCACGCCTGAACAACTCCGGCATTTTCGCAAGCGATTGGGTGCCCATCAAGCCCGGCACTGATCTTGCGCTTTTGCTCGGTATGGCCAACGTGCTTATTGAAGAGGATCTGTACGATCACGAGTTCTGCGAGCAGTACACCGAAGGCTTCGACGAATTTGCCGCCGAAGTGAAGGAGTACACCCCTGCATGGGCCGAAAAGATTACAGATGTGCCAGCCGCGCGCATTGAAGAACTTGCGCGTGCCATGGCGAAGGCGGCCCCTGCGGCCTCTATCGAAGCCGGTTGGCGCTCCGTTATTGGCTGTTCGTATGCCAACTCCCTTGAAACCGCGCGTGCCATAACGGCCGTCAACGCGCTGTTGGGTGCGTGGGGAGCAAAGGGGGGTGCGCTTATCACCTCGTCGCCCAAAGCGGGTAAGCTAACAGACACGCGCTTCGCCGACCCCGAAAAGCCTCAGCAGCCGCGGGTCGGCGCAAAAGAATTTCCTCTTGCGCTGGAGAGCGCTGGTACGAACATTGCGGCGCTCAAGGCTGCGCTCGACGGCTCCATAAAGGGCCTGTTCTTCTATAACTCTAACGCCGCAAAAGGCTATGCGCAGCCGAAAAAGTGGACTGAGGCGTTTGAGAAGGCTGAACTGTCGGTGTGTATCGACGTGCAGATGTCCGAGACCGCGCTCCAATCCGACTACGTGCTTCCCGAAGTCACCTATCTCGAACGCCTTGAGCTGCCCGAATTCATCGGAGGCAAGAAGCATTATGTAGGAATGCGCACCGTCGTACTCGATCGCATTCATCCGGAAACGAAAACGTGTGACGAGATTTTCAACGGGCTGGCCGAAGCGTGTGGCGTAGGTGAGTACTTCCAATTTACGGCTGAGGAATGGGCCGAAGCGCAGCTGGCTACGGTCGGCGTGACTCTCGATCAGATGAAACAGGAAGGTGTTGTGGAACTTCCCGACCCGGGCTTTACCTACGGCGTGCCGAAGTTCAAGACGGCTTCCGGCAAGTTCGAGTTTAAGACCGAGAAAATGACCGAAGCGGGCCTCAAGCCCCTCATCGGTTACGTGCCGCGCAAGGTGGAGCCCAAGGCGGGCGAGTTCGCCATCGTAGGCGGTAAGCAGGGCATTCACTCTCATACCATGACGCAAAACATCGAAGCGCTCAATGCCCTCTCGCGCGAATACCACATGGAGCGCTTGTGGATGGCGGCTCAAGATGCCAAGGAGCTGGGCATTGAGACGGGCGATACGGTGGAGGTGGCCTCAAGCGAACACACCGGTCAAGTGGAGGTGCGCGTGACGCAGCGCCTCAAGCCCGGTGTGGTGTATCTTCCTACGCACTATGGCGGCAACTCGCCTGATCAAACGCGTGCGTATGGTTACGGCATCTGCCTGAACGATTTCATCCCCTTTGATGCCGAGCCGGGGGTGGGCTCCATGATGAGCCAGGAAGTGGCAGTGACGGTCAAGAAGGTGGAGGCATAA
- the nrfD gene encoding NrfD/PsrC family molybdoenzyme membrane anchor subunit: protein MTVDAQGAGSRRRRFGLGEAFSSRTTLVWVLVVGVLLVAGAASMFDRLANGLGMAGATNAVPWGLWVVVYIWFSGLAGGLYLISALAYLLRLPRFMPVARLALGLSVVALAVSMIFIGLDLGSIRHSLGTVLFFHWSSPLAWEIKAYMFFMAVAVAQFVLVLWNDRRGALASGADAGVADAAAGEAGALRRRGNVNLAIRVLAGVGVATSFVGPPGGTGMFFAAVKTRGLWEGGITSVLFYVMAVVTAAAFLLVAYRLLARLRRARPDAKTLTGLARVLAASLFALAFCVFFQVAPALLSGDPAVAAPVQVMVAGPLAPLFWIGEVGVGLVLPGALLAVGAVRSRASGGGAWAVTAAVAVLVGILALRYVFVVAGFSVPLLAGLPTPAYVPSLGELLVALFVLGLAVGAFGLTVRLLPLERLGAAEGAPVRTSIYDGAASCPTRAEDTMANREVRDGSAA, encoded by the coding sequence GTGACTGTCGATGCGCAAGGCGCGGGTTCGCGCCGCCGTCGGTTCGGGCTGGGCGAGGCGTTCTCGAGCCGCACGACGCTCGTATGGGTGCTGGTGGTAGGCGTGTTGCTGGTTGCGGGCGCGGCTTCGATGTTCGACCGGTTGGCGAACGGGCTGGGCATGGCCGGGGCCACGAACGCGGTGCCGTGGGGGCTGTGGGTGGTGGTGTACATCTGGTTCTCCGGGCTGGCCGGCGGGTTGTATCTGATCTCGGCGCTGGCGTATCTGCTGCGGCTGCCGCGCTTCATGCCGGTGGCGCGGCTGGCGCTGGGGCTGAGCGTGGTGGCGCTTGCGGTGTCGATGATCTTCATCGGGCTGGATCTGGGCTCGATCCGGCATTCGCTGGGGACGGTGCTGTTCTTCCACTGGTCCTCGCCTTTGGCCTGGGAAATCAAGGCGTATATGTTCTTCATGGCGGTGGCTGTTGCGCAGTTCGTGCTGGTGCTGTGGAACGACAGGCGCGGGGCGCTGGCGAGCGGTGCGGACGCTGGCGTTGCCGATGCGGCTGCGGGCGAGGCCGGGGCGCTGCGGCGGCGCGGCAACGTGAACCTGGCGATCCGCGTGCTGGCCGGCGTGGGCGTGGCCACTTCGTTCGTGGGGCCTCCGGGCGGCACGGGCATGTTCTTCGCTGCGGTGAAGACGCGCGGGCTGTGGGAAGGCGGCATCACGTCGGTGCTGTTCTACGTGATGGCCGTCGTGACGGCGGCGGCGTTTCTGCTGGTGGCGTACCGCCTGCTCGCTCGGCTTCGCCGGGCGCGCCCCGACGCGAAGACGCTTACGGGGTTGGCGCGGGTGCTGGCCGCATCGCTCTTCGCGCTCGCGTTCTGCGTGTTCTTCCAGGTGGCTCCCGCGCTCCTGTCGGGCGACCCGGCAGTGGCTGCCCCCGTGCAGGTGATGGTGGCCGGGCCGCTCGCGCCGCTGTTCTGGATCGGCGAGGTGGGCGTGGGGCTCGTGCTGCCCGGTGCGCTGCTGGCCGTGGGCGCGGTGCGCTCGCGGGCGAGCGGCGGCGGGGCATGGGCAGTAACGGCCGCGGTGGCCGTGCTGGTCGGCATCTTGGCGCTGCGCTACGTGTTCGTGGTGGCCGGGTTCTCGGTGCCGCTTCTGGCCGGCCTGCCCACGCCGGCCTACGTTCCCAGCTTGGGCGAGCTCTTGGTGGCGTTGTTCGTGCTGGGGCTTGCGGTGGGCGCGTTCGGCCTGACGGTGCGCCTGTTGCCGCTCGAGCGTCTCGGCGCGGCCGAAGGTGCGCCCGTGCGGACGAGCATCTACGACGGCGCAGCGTCGTGTCCGACGCGCGCCGAGGATACGATGGCGAACAGGGAGGTGCGCGATGGATCCGCAGCGTAA